From a single Parambassis ranga chromosome 2, fParRan2.1, whole genome shotgun sequence genomic region:
- the LOC114453689 gene encoding zinc finger protein 706: MARGQQKIQSQQKNAKKAAEKKKSQGADQKTAAKVALVHTCPVCRTQMPDPKTFKQHFESKHPKSPMPPELADVQA; encoded by the exons ATGGCTCGTGGGCAGCAGAAGATTCAGTCCCAGCAGAAGAACGCCAAGAaggcagcagagaagaagaaatctCAGGGTGCAGACCAGAAGACCGCCGCTAAGGTCGCTCTGGTCCACACGTGCCCTGTCTGTCGG ACACAGATGCCTGACCCCAAAACCTTCAAGCAGCACTTTGAGAGCAAACACCCCAAATCCCCGATGCCTCCTGAGCTGGCGGACGTTCAGGCATAA
- the gsk3aa gene encoding glycogen synthase kinase 3 alpha a — MSGSGRPRTSSFAEPPGVPGAAASSTGSAAAVGSSTGKSGVPQASGSSSSGCSNLKLARDSGKVTTVVATPGQGPDRPQEVSYTDIKVIGNGSFGVVYQARLIDSQEMVAIKKVLQDKRFKNRELQIMRKLDHCNIVRLRYFFYSSGEKKDEVYLNLVLDFVPETVYRVARHFNKAKSIIPIIYVKVYMYQLFRSLAYIHSQGVCHRDIKPQNLLVDPETAILKLCDFGSAKQLVRGEPNVSYICSRYYRAPELIFGATDYTANIDIWSAGCVLAELLLGQPIFPGDSGVDQLVEIIKVLGTPTREQIREMNPNYTEFKFPQIKAHPWTKVFKPRTPPEAIALCSRLLEYTPASRLSPLEACSHAFFDELRQPNTRLPNGRELPMLFNFSTTELSIQPQLNSTLIPPHARSHTAASAHDGTGSDSSQHSSVPGSLNSI, encoded by the exons ATGAGCGGCAGCGGGCGGCCCAGGACCAGCTCGTTTGCTGAGCCGCCAGGTGTTCCAGGAGCCGCCGCTTCGTCCACCGGATCAGCCGCTGCCGTGGGGAGCAGCACAGGAAAGTCCGGGGTCCCGCAGGCCTCCGGCAGCAGCTCGTCGGGATGTTCGAACCTTAAGCTTGCCA GAGACAGTGGGAAGGTGACGACAGTTGTGGCTACGCCAGGTCAGGGACCAGACCGCCCACAAGAAGTCTCCTACACTGACATCAAG GTGATTGGCAATGGGTCGTTCGGTGTGGTGTACCAGGCTCGCCTCATCGATAGCCAGGAGATGGTGGCCATCAAGAAGGTTCTGCAGGATAAGAGGTTCAAG aatCGGGAGCTACAGATCATGAGGAAGCTTGATCACTGCAACATTGTCCGACTACGCTACTTCTTCTACTCCAGTGGTGAAAAG AAAGACGAAGTGTACCTCAACCTGGTGCTGGACTTTGTCCCTGAGACGGTCTACAGGGTTGCCAGGCATTTCAATAAGGCCAAGAGCATCATTCCTATTATTTACGTAAAG GTGTACATGTATCAGTTGTTTCGCAGTCTGGCTTACATCCACTCCCAGGGCGTGTGTCACAGAGACATCAAGCCTCAGAACCTGCTTGTGGACCCAGAAACTGCCATTCTGAAGCTGTGTGACTTTGGCAG CGCCAAGCAGCTGGTCCGAGGTGAGCCTAACGTGTCATATATCTGCTCACGGTATTATCGTGCTCCAGAGCTCATTTTCGGTGCCACGGACTACACGGCAAACATTGACATCTGGTCAGCTGGCTGCGTActggcagagctgctgcttgGACAGCCCATATTTCCAGGCGACAGCGGGGTGGACCAACTTGTAGAGATTATCAAG GTGTTAGGAACACCAACGAGGGAACAAATCAGAGAGATGAATCCAAACTACACAGAATTCAAGTTTCCACAAATCAAAGCTCATCCATGGACCAAG GTGTTTAAGCCTCGCACCCCTCCGGAGGCCATTGCACTTTGCTCCCGGCTGCTGGAGTACACACCGGCCTCGCGTCTCTCCCCGCTAGAGGCCTGTTCACACGCATTCTTCGACGAGCTGCGCCAGCCGAACACGCGACTGCCGAACGGCCGGGAGCTGCCGATGCTCTTCAACTTCAGCACCACGG AGCTGTCAATCCAGCCGCAGCTGAACTCAACCCTCATTCCTCCTCACGCCcgctcacacacagctgcttccgCCCACG ATGGTACCGGTTCAGACTCATCTCAGCACAGTTCAGTACCAGGATCTCTTAACAGCATCTag